From a single Eremothecium sinecaudum strain ATCC 58844 chromosome III, complete sequence genomic region:
- the SVP26 gene encoding Svp26p (Syntenic homolog of Ashbya gossypii AFR127W; Syntenic homolog of Saccharomyces cerevisiae YHR181W (SVP26)), which produces MFLQLLALCGTILGFLFLTLSIASGLYYLSELIEEYSEPTRRFLTKAIYVIVGLHVLLLFDGFPILLTFFSIASYFIHYQNLKQFPFVSLSSPTFICTCILVALNHYFWLRHFNDVEIPPQYLSDPMYMPRKKASFTEVTSFFAICIWFIPFSLFVSLSAGENILPTTMGKKNDDYDSSNMMRRKASSLVKVIIDSVREYFSKIASVVGIRSHRTQDHLTL; this is translated from the coding sequence ATGTTCCTCCAGCTATTAGCCCTATGTGGGACTATTTTAGGTTTCCTTTTCTTAACTTTATCCATTGCATCTGGCTTGTACTACTTAAGTGAATTAATAGAGGAATATTCTGAACCTACTAGGAGATTTTTAACAAAGGCCATATATGTGATAGTCGGATTACACGTACTACTCCTATTTGACGGCTTCCCAATTCTATTAACATTTTTCTCGATAGCGTCTTATTTTATACACTACCAGAATTTAAAACAATTCCCATTTGTATCGTTGAGCAGCCCAACGTTCATTTGCACTTGCATACTAGTCGCTTTAAACCACTATTTCTGGCTTAGACACTTCAATGATGTTGAAATTCCACCCCAGTACTTAAGTGATCCAATGTATATGCCGCGGAAGAAGGCATCATTTACTGAGGTTACGTCGTTTTTTGCCATATGTATATGGTTTATACCATTCTCATTATTTGTATCATTATCTGCAGGTGAAAATATCCTGCCTACGACTATGGGAAAGAAAAATGATGACTACGATTCTAGTAATATGATGAGAAGGAAGGCTAGTAGTTTAGTAAAGGTTATAATTGACTCTGTTCGAGAATACTTTAGCAAGATTGCTAGTGTAGTCGGTATACGAAGTCATCGTACACAAGATCATCTAACATTATAA
- the BUD32 gene encoding serine/threonine protein kinase BUD32 (Syntenic homolog of Ashbya gossypii AGR331C; Syntenic homolog of Saccharomyces cerevisiae YGR262C (BUD32)): MSLEIINRVKDLLGDNIPITVISQGAEAVVFLSNVHPYLLSNDSNKKYVLKYRPPKTYRHPVIDKSLTKHRTLSESRLLSKLHLIKGLNVPKMYACDVYNGCIWLEFLGEELPETGNFSSLKNFLWSSLQDPCNDSIRDILTKVGMQVGLLHWNDYCHGDLTSSNIVLVRGKEHGTWVPYLIDFGLGSTSNLLEDKGVDLYVLERAISSTHSAFAEKYFDWIMEGYRSVYSANGKEGERKLRELLKRFEEVRLRGRKRSMLG; this comes from the coding sequence atgTCATTAGAGATTATTAATAGGGTCAAAGACCTATTAGGTGATAATATACCTATAACTGTTATTTCTCAAGGTGCAGAAGCAGTTGTTTTTCTAAGTAATGTACATCCTTATTTGCTTTCAAATGACAGTAATAAGAAATATGTCCTGAAATACCGGCCCCCAAAAACGTATAGGCATCCTGTAATTGATAAATCTTTGACTAAACATCGAACATTGAGTGAATCAAGGCTTCTGTCAAAGCTGCATCTAATAAAAGGGTTGAACGTTCCAAAAATGTACGCATGCGATGTTTACAATGGTTGTATATGGTTGGAGTTTCTAGGCGAAGAACTGCCAGAAACTGGGAACTTTAGTAGTTTGAAGAATTTCCTTTGGTCCAGCCTACAGGACCCATGTAACGATTCTATTCGGGACATTTTGACCAAAGTTGGTATGCAAGTGGGATTACTACATTGGAACGACTACTGTCATGGAGATCTAACAAGTTCCAACATTGTGCTGGTAAGAGGAAAAGAACATGGCACTTGGGTTCCATATCTGATAGATTTTGGACTAGGTTCCACTTCTAATCTCTTAGAGGACAAGGGCGTTGATTTGTACGTTTTGGAGCGGGCTATTAGCAGTACGCACTCTGCATTTGCTGAAAAATACTTTGATTGGATTATGGAAGGTTATAGGTCAGTATATAGTGCCAATGGCAAAGAAGGCGAGCGGAAACTGAGGgaattattgaaaagaTTCGAAGAGGTTAGGCTGCGCGGGAGAAAAAGAAGTATGTTAGGCTGA
- the RGD3 gene encoding Rgd3p (Syntenic homolog of Ashbya gossypii AFR128W; Syntenic homolog of Saccharomyces cerevisiae YHR182W): MTARNLNLSNTFWSEDYITGIDWFIHRIELDISELKRLADVYDTFHTSWSYSTKQLASVVDTLSAGTKSPSVSQNYKDSVRDAASVVYQNHLKLIGQLADKFKSCTLVQAEDPVKNVLFKYEEFYKDIKSSLKQDYNNWTKQQDVVKRVYSQIKKKANIAVAANEDTKANNSGIVTEKNADKRYPVVIGSSFVVANQNEWCEFVADLQKEVPLSKRPWPIPGLPSEYFSTDALYQTLKQLCPKLDSSLYNLEQVGQYLMDNNVLRGYNDVLHRPGSRFAGQGFYCWVVHDATQRPASANILQGIWRRVSSNSSEEDSSLKALELSQLNEQFIKNWIQCETEKLKLETAFYKSVKKYAHLCKEKLQTVKEADHKMIESFRQNWAIENPPYELDVEEELNDVFAKNHGTVGFYTPRPALQFEMYDIYGTLASQPWLFGTNLNKYPHEGDEIPIVLSKLLAKASSFEPEEIAKQWLSPLDSITVYNMKRDCLNEYLNSSEHASVMEKLLLKWQSPANIIHFLRAWLLELPDSLVPMLHYRKIKQGDQEWLPLCPPMNARCLGTIAEHFQLLDEKQLITLLIDPPAQDFPVSHHFIRSRVREPTDCLVFNNVLFHCFKDPNFPQKCRSLALPPVSPRPDRKSHSIITISDSQEFVPKPFKTSSSESSPTRSKPKNGLYILQSPSEHNSD, from the coding sequence ATGACTGCTAGGAATCTAAATCTGTCGAATACCTTCTGGTCAGAGGACTATATTACGGGGATAGATTGGTTTATTCACAGAATTGAGCTGGATATCAGTGAGCTTAAACGTCTTGCAGATGTTTATGACACATTTCATACAAGCTGGTCTTATTCAACTAAACAACTGGCCAGCGTTGTAGATACACTATCTGCGGGCACTAAAAGCCCTAGTGTGAGCCAAAATTATAAGGACTCCGTTCGAGATGCAGCCTCTGTGGTATATCAGAACCATTTGAAGTTAATAGGACAACTTGCTGATAAGTTTAAGAGCTGCACACTTGTGCAGGCTGAGGATCCAGTGAAAAATGTCTTATTTAAGTACGAGGAGTTCTATAAAGACATCAAAAGCAGTTTAAAACAGGACTATAATAATTGGACCAAGCAGCAGGATGTAGTGAAACGAGTTTATTCCCAGATAAAGAAAAAGGCTAATATCGCTGTCGCAGCCAATGAGGATACCAAGGCTAACAACAGTGGAATAGTAACCGAGAAAAATGCTGATAAACGCTACCCTGTTGTTATTGGGAGCTCTTTTGTCGTTGCAAACCAGAACGAATGGTGCGAATTTGTTGCGGATTTACAGAAAGAGGTGCCATTGTCGAAGAGGCCCTGGCCCATACCTGGCTTACCATCTGAATATTTCAGTACCGATGCTCTCTACCAGACGCTTAAGCAGCTGTGCCCAAAATTGGACTCTTCGTTGTATAATCTTGAACAGGTTGGTCAGTACCTGATGGATAACAACGTACTTCGTGGATACAACGACGTGTTGCATCGTCCTGGGAGCCGTTTTGCTGGCCAAGGGTTCTACTGCTGGGTTGTTCACGATGCTACTCAACGACCAGCTAGTGCTAATATCCTCCAAGGGATCTGGCGACGCGTCAGTTCCAACAGTTCAGAGGAAGATAGCAGCCTTAAAGCACTCGAGTTGTCTCAGCTTAATGAGCAATTCATCAAAAACTGGATCCAATGTGAGACTGAGAAGCTGAAGTTAGAAACTGCATTCTATAAATCTGTCAAAAAGTATGCACATCTATGCAAGGAAAAGCTACAGACTGTCAAAGAGGCAGACCACAAGATGATTGAGTCATTCCGCCAAAACTGGGCCATCGAAAATCCTCCATACGAGCTAGATGTTGAAGAGGAACTTAACGATGTATTTGCGAAGAATCACGGTACCGTTGGCTTCTACACCCCTCGACCCGCACTCCAGTTTGAAATGTATGATATTTACGGTACACTTGCTTCCCAACCTTGGTTGTTTGGTACCAACCTCAACAAATACCCACACGAGGGCGACGAGATACCAATTGTACTCAGTAAATTGCTTGCCAAGGCCTCCTCCTTTGAACCTGAAGAAATCGCTAAGCAGTGGCTTTCACCACTGGACTCAATCACTGTCTACAACATGAAACGCGACTGCCTCAACGAGTACCTAAACTCCTCAGAACACGCTTCGGTCATGGAAAAGCTATTGCTGAAGTGGCAATCACCAGCAAACATAATCCATTTCCTTCGGGCATGGCTTTTAGAACTGCCAGACAGTCTCGTACCTATGCTACACTACCGTAAAATTAAACAAGGTGACCAAGAATGGCTTCCTCTATGCCCACCCATGAACGCACGGTGTCTCGGAACCATTGCGGAACACTTTCAACTCCTTGATGAAAAACAGTTGATTACGCTTTTGATAGATCCGCCTGCTCAAGATTTCCCTGTTTCACATCACTTCATCCGCTCCCGCGTACGGGAACCAACAGATTGCTTGGTTTTTAACAACGTGTTATTCCATTGTTTTAAAGACCCAAACTTCCCCCAGAAGTGTAGGAGCTTGGCGCTCCCACCTGTTAGCCCAAGACCTGATCGGAAATCTCACAGTATCATTACTATATCAGATAGCCAAGAATTCGTGCCAAAACCGTTCAAGACAAGCAGTAGCGAATCCTCGCCAACACGTTCAAAGCCAAAAAATGGCCTCTACATACTTCAGTCACCAAGTGAGCATAATAGTGATTAA
- a CDS encoding HCL296Wp (Syntenic homolog of Ashbya gossypii AFR129W; Syntenic homolog of Saccharomyces cerevisiae YHR183W (GND1) and YGR256W (GND2)), translating into MSYTDSGALRRLRASVPFYSPERAVSDRTDTTGDIGLIGLAVMGQNLILNAADHGFTVVAYNRTVSKVDDFLANEAKGKSIIGAHSVAELCSKLKRPRRVILLVKAGDAVDNFIQQLLPNMEAGDIIIDGGNSHFPDSNRRFEELKAKGIHFVGSGVSGGEEGARYGPSLMPGGAEEAWPHIKDIFQSIAAKSDGEPCCDWVGPAGAGHYVKMVHNGIEYGDMQLICEAYDIMKRLGGFNDKEIGQVFGEWNKGILDSFLIEITRDILLYDDIDGTPLVEKIMDAAGQKGTGKWTAINALDLGMPVTLIGEAVFGRCLSSLKDERIRAAKLLSGPEIPKDAVKDRKQFVDDLEQALYASKIISYAQGFMLMREAGRTYGWKLNNPAIALMWRGGCIIRSVFLAEITKAYRENPELENLLFNDFFAQAVLKAQQGWRRTIGLATTFGVPTPAFSTALAFYDGYRSERLPANLLQAQRDYFGAHTFRVLPEAASENLPLNKDIHINWTGKGGNVAASTYDA; encoded by the exons ATGAGTTATACGGATAGCGGAGCGTTGAGGCGATTAAGGGCCTCGGTGCCCTTTTATAGCCCTGAGAGGGCTGTTTCAGACAGGACAGATACAAC TGGTGATATTGGATTGATTGGATTGGCCGTCATGGGTCAAAACTTGATCTTGAACGCTGCAGACCACGGTTTCACTGTTGTTGCTTACAACAGAACCGTTTCCAAGGTGGATGATTTTTTGGCCAACGAAGCCAAGGGTAAGTCTATTATTGGTGCACACTCCGTTGCAGAGCTATGTTCCAAGTTAAAGAGACCCAGAAGAGTTATCTTGTTGGTTAAGGCAGGTGATGCTGTTGACAACTTCATCCAACAATTACTACCAAACATGGAGGCCGGTGATATCATTATCGACGGTGGTAACTCTCACTTCCCAGACTCTAACAGGCGttttgaagaattgaaaGCAAAGGGAATCCACTTTGTGGGTTCTGGTGTTTCTGGTGGTGAAGAAGGTGCTCGTTACGGTCCTTCTTTGATGCCAGGTGGTGCTGAAGAAGCATGGCCACACATTAAGGACATCTTCCAATCTATTGCTGCTAAGTCCGATGGCGAACCATGTTGTGATTGGGTTGGTCCTGCAGGTGCTGGCCACTATGTCAAGATGGTGCACAATGGTATTGAATACGGTGACATGCAATTGATTTGTGAAGCCTACGATATAATGAAGAGACTAGGTGGATTTAACGACAAGGAGATCGGTCAAGTTTTCGGTGAATGGAATAAGGGTATCTTGGACTCTTTCTTGATTGAGATTACCAGAGACATTCTACTTTATGATGACATCGATGGTACTCCTTTGGTTGAGAAGATCATGGATGCTGCTGGTCAAAAGGGTACTGGTAAGTGGACTGCTATCAACGCCCTAGACTTGGGTATGCCAGTCACCTTGATCGGTGAAGCTGTCTTCGGCCGTTGTTTATCTTCATTGAAGGACGAAAGAATCAGAGCTGCTAAGTTGTTGTCTGGCCCTGAAATTCCAAAGGACGCCGTCAAGGACAGAAAGCAATTTGTTGATGACTTGGAACAAGCATTGTACGCTTCAAAGATCATTTCTTACGCTCAAGGTTTCATGTTGATGAGAGAGGCTGGTAGAACTTACGGCTGGAAGTTGAACAACCCAGCCATTGCTTTGATGTGGAGAGGTGGTTGTATCATCAGATCTGTCTTCTTGGCTGAGATTACTAAGGCTTACAGAGAAAACCCAGAACTAGAGAACTTATTGTTCAACGACTTCTTTGCTCAAGCTGTGCTAAAGGCTCAACAAGGATGGAGAAGAACAATTGGTTTGGCTACCACCTTTGGTGTTCCAACTCCTGCTTTCTCCACTGCGTTGGCCTTCTACGATGGTTACAGATCCGAGAGATTGCCAGCCAACTTGTTGCAAGCTCAACGTGACTACTTCGGTGCTCACACCTTCAGAGTTTTGCCAGAAGCTGCTTCAGAGAACTTACCATTGAACAAGGATATTCATATTAACTGGACCGGTAAGGGTGGTAATGTTGCAGCATCTACCTACGATGCTTGA
- the ABZ2 gene encoding aminodeoxychorismate lyase ABZ2 (Syntenic homolog of Ashbya gossypii AGR330W; Syntenic homolog of Saccharomyces cerevisiae YMR289W (ABZ2)) yields the protein MSKKMSTEGVVEYVRRNIIAPNFEDVEEVEILSTIRYDPNLTHVFPTVSPIDCDIRFDFLKNETVNPVYTSDNKDLLVKSYMQIDGHSNLYNPLQELMHLFDKPAELETPSITVAEPERNLRSVFKDRFFLLKEHQQRLDLALSYFEWDFEIPRSLLLDKLIEALPLPEGQHADTLEQRMELLVNLNQNYKMRVLISKSGNMRIEAHPLPPSPVISSDMQKYFICTLLSGFLDGTDAWDIYVDTKPIVISPFTTFKTTKREHYNQARSRMEELAVAAGTAGNKKEILVYNEAFQLMEGSITSVAIKQYINDKEYRFVTPFLTSGCLCGVMRHFLIQKGLIQEYAIDVRDLKVGDVILIFNGVMGCVKGIIRQTPKFEK from the coding sequence ATGAGTAAAAAGATGTCTACAGAGGGCGTGGTAGAATATGTTAGGCGGAACATCATAGCGCCAAACTTCGAAGATGTTGAAGAAGTCGAGATCTTGTCGACTATAAGGTACGATCCAAACCTGACACATGTGTTTCCCACTGTTTCTCCTATCGACTGTGATATACGGTTTGATTTCCTGAAGAATGAGACTGTCAATCCTGTGTACACAAGTGATAATAAGGATTTGCTTGTGAAAAGTTACATGCAGATAGATGGGCACTCAAATCTATACAATCCGCTACAGGAGCTCATGCATCTCTTCGATAAGCCAGCGGAGCTGGAGACTCCAAGCATCACGGTAGCTGAACCAGAGCGGAACTTAAGGTCTGTATTTAAGGACCGATTTTTCCTGCTGAAAGAGCACCAGCAAAGACTGGATTTAGCATTATCCTATTTTGAATGGGATTTTGAAATTCCGAGATCTCTGCTGCTAGATAAGCTGATTGAAGCATTGCCTCTTCCTGAAGGCCAACATGCAGATACTTTGGAACAGCGCATGGAACTGTTGGTCAACTTGAACCAGAATTATAAAATGCGGGTTTTAATCTCGAAAAGTGGAAACATGAGAATAGAGGCACATCCTCTGCCACCATCTCCAGTTATATCCAGTGATATGCAAAAGTATTTCATATGTACACTGCTTTCGGGATTTCTTGATGGGACTGACGCGTGGGATATTTACGTTGATACGAAGCCTATTGTGATTTCGCCATTCACCACATTCAAAACTACCAAACGAGAGCACTATAACCAAGCTCGTAGCAGGATGGAAGAACTTGCGGTTGCTGCTGGAACAGCTGGTAATAAGAAAGAAATATTGGTTTACAATGAGGCATTCCAGCTTATGGAAGGTTCAATTACCAGTGTTGCAATCAAGCAATACATCAATGACAAAGAATACCGTTTTGTGACACCTTTCCTTACATCAGGGTGCTTATGCGGTGTGATGAGACACTTTCTGATACAAAAAGGTTTGATCCAGGAATATGCGATTGACGTTCGTGACCTGAAGGTCGGAGATGTTATTTTGATATTTAATGGAGTTATGGGCTGTGTAAAGGGGATCATTAGACAAACGCCCAAATTTGAAAAGTAA